A stretch of Clostridium formicaceticum DNA encodes these proteins:
- a CDS encoding response regulator transcription factor translates to MSFRIYLVEDDPNLNLVLTSYLQKEGWQISSFLAGVEARQAIHNTPDLWILDIMLPDIDGYQLIREIKANSLQTPVIFISARDADIDRVVGLELGSDDYLPKPFLPRELVIRTRRLLERVYHTNTTFQTIPPYSIYEASRTVKLQETIIDLTSKEFDLLILFTKNQGRALSREQILMHIWGDNYFGSDRVVDDLVRRLRKKMSFLSIETMYGYGYRMVRS, encoded by the coding sequence ATGTCATTTCGAATCTATTTAGTAGAGGATGATCCAAATTTAAACTTGGTTTTAACCTCTTACCTGCAGAAGGAAGGTTGGCAGATTTCTTCCTTTTTGGCAGGGGTGGAAGCAAGGCAGGCTATTCATAATACGCCTGATTTATGGATATTGGATATTATGCTTCCTGATATAGATGGTTATCAACTTATTAGAGAAATTAAGGCAAATAGCTTGCAAACACCTGTTATCTTTATCTCTGCAAGAGATGCTGATATAGATAGAGTGGTTGGTTTAGAATTGGGGAGTGATGATTATCTACCTAAGCCATTTCTTCCCAGAGAGTTAGTAATCCGTACTAGAAGGCTACTGGAGAGAGTATATCATACTAATACTACATTTCAAACAATTCCTCCCTATAGTATATATGAAGCAAGTAGAACGGTTAAGTTACAGGAAACCATCATTGACTTAACCTCTAAGGAATTTGATCTTCTTATTCTTTTTACAAAAAATCAAGGACGCGCTCTTTCAAGAGAGCAAATTCTTATGCATATTTGGGGGGATAACTATTTTGGAAGTGATCGTGTAGTAGATGATCTCGTTAGACGATTAAGAAAAAAGATGTCGTTTTTATCTATAGAGACGATGTATGGTTATGGATATAGGATGGTAAGGTCAT
- a CDS encoding IS256 family transposase, with protein MSNIPKEVLKNYIKEQNFSNPNEVLAAMKEMFRDVLQEALEAEMDEQLGYDRYDMSDKETPNRRNGYSKKTIKSELGPVDLNIPRDRHGDYDPKIIPKYQRNVTGIEEKVMALYAAGMTTRDISEQIKNLYDVDISADMVSNITNRILPLVSEWQNRPLEKRYSFVFMDAIHYKVREDKQVVVKAAYVVLGVNMDGVKEVLGIWIGANESSKFWLSVLNDLKNRGVQEVLIFCVDGLSGFKEAIGAVYPFAQIQRCIIHQLRASMRYIPYKDKKAFVADLKAVYTSVNEEMALENLLHAKEKWCNKYPNAIKSWEDNWDNISTFLMFPDYIRRIMYTTNAIESLNSQFRKVTKTKLIFPTDESLMKMLYLATERVSKKWTRGYGDWDRVLSQLNILFKKEDVV; from the coding sequence ATGTCGAATATACCAAAGGAAGTATTGAAAAATTACATCAAGGAACAAAATTTTAGTAATCCAAATGAAGTATTAGCAGCCATGAAAGAAATGTTCAGGGATGTATTACAGGAAGCTTTAGAAGCAGAGATGGATGAGCAACTAGGATATGATCGATATGATATGTCCGATAAAGAAACCCCGAATAGACGAAATGGATATTCTAAGAAAACCATAAAATCAGAATTAGGACCTGTTGATCTAAATATACCAAGGGATAGACATGGGGATTATGATCCCAAAATAATACCTAAATATCAAAGGAATGTAACTGGTATAGAAGAAAAAGTAATGGCACTTTATGCTGCAGGCATGACCACTAGAGATATATCAGAGCAAATAAAAAACTTGTATGATGTGGATATTTCAGCTGATATGGTCTCTAACATAACCAACAGAATTTTACCCCTAGTCTCTGAATGGCAAAACAGACCATTAGAAAAGAGATATTCCTTCGTATTCATGGATGCAATACACTACAAAGTAAGAGAAGATAAACAAGTAGTAGTTAAAGCAGCCTACGTGGTGCTGGGTGTAAATATGGATGGAGTAAAAGAAGTCCTTGGTATTTGGATAGGAGCAAATGAGAGTAGCAAGTTCTGGCTCTCAGTCCTTAATGATCTCAAAAATAGAGGAGTACAAGAAGTCTTAATATTCTGTGTAGATGGTTTAAGTGGCTTTAAAGAAGCCATTGGAGCAGTGTATCCTTTTGCCCAAATACAGCGATGTATTATTCACCAGCTTAGGGCGAGTATGCGATATATACCCTACAAAGACAAGAAAGCATTCGTAGCAGATCTAAAGGCTGTTTATACCTCAGTGAATGAAGAAATGGCATTAGAAAATCTACTTCATGCTAAGGAAAAATGGTGCAATAAATACCCGAATGCGATTAAAAGCTGGGAAGATAATTGGGATAATATTTCAACCTTTCTAATGTTTCCAGACTATATAAGGAGGATTATGTACACTACCAATGCCATAGAAAGTCTAAACAGCCAGTTTAGAAAAGTAACTAAAACAAAACTGATATTCCCTACTGATGAAAGTCTTATGAAAATGCTATATCTAGCTACTGAAAGAGTTAGTAAGAAGTGGACTAGGGGCTATGGAGATTGGGATAGGGTACTAAGCCAACTAAATATATTATTCAAAAAAGAGGATGTTGTTTAA
- the trpB gene encoding tryptophan synthase subunit beta, with translation MEKTNGYFGEFGGAFVPEALQNVLAEVAENFYQYIEDPEFLQELQYYQKQYIGRENPLYYAEGLTQRIGGAKIYLKREDLNHTGAHKINNAIGQALLAKKMNKKRIIAETGAGQHGVATATVCALMGLDCTIYMGEIDTKRQELNVFRMEMLGAKVVPVTSGTATLKDAVDAALEDFVTNAEDTFYLLGSAVGPHPYPTMVREFQSIIGIEARRQILEAEGRLPDYLVACVGGGSNAIGLFHPFVKDEEVKIIGVEPAGKGLETEEHAASISKGTVGVIHGFKCYTLQDENGEPLPVHSIAAGLDYPGVGPEHSYYKSVGRGEYVAVTDDEALDAFFLLSKTEGIIPAIESAHAVAYATKLAKELSSDQIIIVNLSGRGDKDVKQVKEMIEDK, from the coding sequence ATGGAAAAGACAAATGGATATTTCGGTGAATTTGGTGGAGCATTTGTTCCTGAAGCACTACAAAATGTTTTAGCAGAGGTAGCAGAAAATTTTTATCAATATATTGAAGATCCAGAATTTCTTCAGGAACTACAATACTATCAAAAACAATATATAGGGAGAGAAAATCCTCTTTATTATGCGGAGGGCCTAACACAAAGGATAGGTGGCGCTAAGATATACTTAAAGCGAGAAGATTTAAACCATACAGGCGCACATAAAATTAATAATGCCATCGGACAGGCATTATTGGCAAAAAAAATGAACAAAAAAAGAATTATTGCAGAGACAGGAGCTGGGCAGCATGGTGTAGCCACAGCTACAGTATGTGCTTTGATGGGATTGGATTGTACCATATATATGGGGGAAATTGACACAAAAAGACAGGAGTTAAATGTTTTTAGAATGGAGATGTTAGGTGCAAAAGTTGTGCCAGTAACCAGTGGTACAGCTACTTTGAAGGATGCTGTTGATGCAGCTTTAGAAGATTTTGTCACTAATGCTGAGGATACTTTCTATTTATTGGGATCAGCGGTAGGCCCTCATCCTTATCCTACTATGGTGCGAGAATTCCAAAGTATTATTGGCATAGAAGCCAGGAGGCAAATACTGGAGGCAGAGGGAAGACTTCCAGATTATTTAGTAGCTTGTGTTGGGGGAGGCAGTAACGCTATAGGTTTATTTCATCCATTTGTAAAGGATGAAGAAGTAAAAATCATTGGTGTAGAGCCTGCCGGTAAAGGGTTAGAGACAGAAGAGCATGCTGCTTCTATTTCAAAAGGAACAGTTGGTGTAATTCACGGATTTAAGTGCTATACATTACAGGATGAAAATGGTGAGCCTCTACCAGTTCACTCTATAGCAGCAGGTTTAGATTATCCAGGTGTTGGCCCTGAACACAGCTATTATAAATCAGTGGGCAGAGGGGAATATGTTGCTGTTACAGATGACGAGGCTTTAGATGCCTTTTTCCTGTTATCTAAGACTGAGGGAATTATTCCAGCTATTGAAAGCGCTCATGCTGTCGCTTATGCAACGAAGCTGGCAAAGGAATTATCATCAGATCAAATTATTATTGTCAACTTATCAGGAAGAGGAGATAAGGATGTTAAGCAGGTAAAAGAAATGATAGAAGACAAATAA
- a CDS encoding flotillin family protein, with product MGQPYGVILVTVIVVIIFGTVAALFARYKKCPSDKVLVVYGKVGQGEVGNNSSKCIHGGAAFIWPVIQHYEFLDLTPISIEVNLQKALSKQNIRVDVPSRFTVGVSTEPGVMQNAAERLLGLKLAEIQELAKDIIFGQLRLVIATMDIEEINTDRDKFLEAVSSNVETELKKIGLRLINVNVTDINDESGYIDALGKEAAAKAVNDAKKSVAEKDRDGAIGEAKAHRDQRVQVAEANATAVEGENRSKITIANSEAERREKAAEAERKATAAEKIQSARALEEAYFAEEEAEKARAKREKATKEADVIVRAEIEKQKLEIEAEAQAEEFRRKAKGEADAIFAKMDAEARGTKEMLVKQAEGFSKIVEAAGGDTDKAVMLMIADKLPELIKIQVEAIKGINIDKVTVWDNTGGKEGGKTATANFLSGMMQSLPPLEDVFNSAGLQLPEYLLKKQTTPQADFISKEKKENYVDVEEDDLKPQEAEAES from the coding sequence ATGGGTCAGCCTTATGGTGTAATACTTGTAACTGTTATTGTTGTTATTATTTTTGGTACTGTTGCAGCCTTGTTTGCTCGATACAAAAAATGTCCATCAGATAAAGTTTTAGTTGTATACGGTAAAGTAGGTCAAGGAGAAGTTGGAAATAATTCTTCCAAGTGTATTCATGGAGGCGCCGCTTTTATATGGCCCGTCATCCAGCATTATGAGTTTCTAGACCTCACACCCATATCAATAGAGGTCAACCTTCAAAAAGCCCTTAGTAAACAAAACATCAGGGTAGATGTTCCTTCAAGGTTTACCGTTGGTGTTTCTACAGAACCAGGGGTTATGCAGAATGCAGCAGAAAGATTGTTGGGATTAAAGTTAGCAGAGATACAGGAATTGGCCAAAGATATTATATTTGGCCAGTTAAGGCTGGTTATAGCTACAATGGACATCGAAGAAATTAATACCGATAGAGATAAGTTTTTAGAAGCTGTATCCAGTAATGTAGAAACTGAATTAAAAAAGATTGGTTTAAGACTAATCAACGTAAATGTCACAGATATTAATGATGAGTCTGGCTATATCGATGCATTAGGTAAAGAGGCGGCTGCAAAGGCTGTCAATGATGCTAAAAAGAGTGTTGCTGAGAAGGATAGAGATGGTGCTATTGGTGAAGCTAAAGCCCATAGAGATCAGAGAGTACAGGTTGCTGAGGCCAATGCTACTGCTGTAGAGGGAGAAAACCGATCTAAAATTACCATTGCCAACTCTGAAGCGGAAAGAAGGGAAAAAGCAGCGGAGGCAGAAAGAAAAGCTACAGCTGCCGAGAAAATTCAATCTGCAAGAGCCTTAGAAGAGGCTTATTTTGCAGAGGAAGAGGCTGAAAAAGCCAGGGCAAAAAGAGAAAAGGCTACAAAAGAAGCGGATGTTATTGTTCGTGCAGAGATTGAAAAACAAAAGCTTGAGATCGAAGCAGAAGCCCAAGCAGAGGAATTTAGAAGAAAAGCTAAAGGCGAAGCTGATGCTATCTTTGCCAAAATGGATGCAGAGGCTAGAGGTACTAAGGAAATGCTTGTAAAACAAGCGGAAGGTTTCAGTAAAATCGTGGAAGCGGCAGGAGGAGATACAGATAAAGCAGTGATGTTGATGATTGCCGATAAACTACCAGAACTAATTAAAATTCAAGTAGAAGCCATCAAAGGCATCAACATCGACAAAGTTACTGTGTGGGATAACACTGGAGGAAAAGAAGGCGGAAAAACCGCCACCGCCAATTTTTTATCCGGTATGATGCAATCCCTTCCACCTCTTGAGGATGTATTTAACAGTGCAGGACTTCAATTGCCGGAATATCTATTAAAAAAGCAAACTACACCCCAAGCAGATTTTATTTCTAAAGAGAAAAAAGAAAACTATGTGGATGTTGAAGAAGATGATTTAAAGCCTCAGGAGGCTGAAGCCGAGAGTTAA